Genomic DNA from Theropithecus gelada isolate Dixy chromosome 1, Tgel_1.0, whole genome shotgun sequence:
TTACTAGAGATTGTGGTTTAATTGATCTAGGCCCAgatatctgtattttttatttttttaattaatttatatttttatggaaacggggtcttgccatgtcgcccaggctggtcttgagctctagGGCTCAAGCattccgcccaccttggcctcccaaggtgctgagattacaggcgtgagccaccgcgcctggcctgtccGGCCCTTTGAAAGCTCCTTGGATAAGTCATATGTAGTCAAGGTTGAAAATGACtgctcgggccgggcgcggtggctcaagcctgtaatcccagcactttgggaggccgagacgggcggatcacgaggtcaggagatcgagaccatcctggctaacacggtgaaaccccgtctctactaaaaaatacaaaaaactagccgggcgaggtggcggcgcctgtagtcccagctacttgggaggctgaggcaggagaatggcgtgaacccgggaggcggagcttgcagtgagctgagatccggccactgcactccagcctgggcgacgcagtaagactccgtctcaaaaaaaaaaaaaaaaaaaaaaaaagaaaatgactgctCTAGAGAAAAAGCCAAActcgaccgggcgcggtggctcacgcctgtaaccccagcactttgggaggcccaggtggatggATCGggtgaggtcaggagctcaagaccaccctagcctacgtggagaaaccccgtctctactgaaaatacaaaaacaattcgccgggcgtggtggcacgtgcctgtaggcccagctactcaggaggctgaagcaggagaatcggttgcaccgggaggcagaggttgcagtgaactgagatcgcaccactgcactccagcttgggcgagagagtgagattccgtctcaaaaaaaaaaaaaaaaaaggccagactCCATACTTTGATTGCTAAATTGGGTTCTGCCGTTTTTGAGAATTTCCTGGGTATTTTCTGGGCCTTGGAGTTtgtttggggttgtttgtttgttttaaagagatggggtctctctcaggctggagtgcagtggcgtcatcacAGCTCTTTGCAgcctccaacccctgggctgTAGCACTTCTCCCACATCAGctccccctgagtagctaggaccacaggtgctggccaccaggcactactatttatttatttatttatttattttcttagtagagactcggtctcactttgttacccaagctgatctctaactcctggcttcaaaccaTCCTGTgccctcaccctcccaaagtgttaggattacaggtggtgaaccaccacgcccagccaccttGAAGTTACAGTAATGTGAGGTAACTGCCATAGAAATTTAAGCACTTTTGCACTTTTGCTGGGCGTGGCacctcatgtctgtgatcccaacactgggaggccaaggtgggaacatcctttgaggccaggagattaCAGCTGCCGTGACTCACtgcagccaagatcatgccactgcattccagcctgagtgacagagtaagaccctctctcaaaaaaaaaaaaaagaaaaagaaatttaagcacttgaaatgtgccCTCATGTGCTCTTAAGTCATCAGTGATAAggcctttttatttattgttgactTGGGCCTTGCCACTTATAGAAATGATGTTGTCACTATTGTGATTTGCTCATTTTACGTATTGTCCTTTGTAGATTCTCGGGATTTGAAGATGGCTGCACAGTCAGCGCCGAAAGTTGTGCTAAAAAGCACCACCAAGATGTCTCTAAATGAGCGGTGAGGCAGCCAACAGCAACTTCAGCTCCTTCCTAAGAAAACATTACTTAACTTGGCCCTGGGGTCCAGTGCACAAAGCCAGTTTTAAGCTAAATACCAACAGAAGGCTACAGACCTCTGTTCTTAGTTGCATCTCATGTGGTACACAAAACAAATTGGGCGGTTGTTTCAAAACCCCTTATCAGTAGACTTTTATGTTAAGctgtctgaaatatttatttggtgGGATGTATTTTAAAAGACTCCTAACACCctcccttttcacatttttttacaTTGATACAGGGGTCGTGCAGCACGGTAGCATGGTACCCTGGCTACAGTAGGCTTGCTGCCTAGTCCAAGGCCAGCAGTGTTGTGTCTGGCCTGTAAGAGGCAGGTAGCAAGCCATGAATATGTCCAAAGGTCCTTGAATGTCGTTCTTGGGCCTTGTAAGAGGCACTTGCTTTGCTCCATTTCACTTTCTTTCCATTCTGCTtttagtttggttttgttttggattCTTTTACAGTTAAGTGTTCTTCTCTTCCATTCCATTACACTTCCTTGACAGAAATAATGAGTCTCTTCACGGGCTCATAAATGATCGAACTAATCTAACTTTCAAAAGTAACTACTTGGAGTCAGAAAAAGTGATGATTTGAGACTAAGAAAAGTAAAAGTATTTAAAGGCAGTTTCTATTTCTGACAACTTTGTTCATTAAGAGTCcctttggctgggcgcagtggctcatgcctgtaatcccagcactttgggaggccaagggcggatcacaaggtcagtagttcaagaccagcctggccaacatagtgaaaccctgtctctactaaaaatagaaaaattagctgggcgtggtggcgcatgcctgtaatcccagctgctcgggaggctgagacaggagaatcacttgaacccatgaggcggaggttgcagtgagccaagatcgtgccattgcactccagccggggcaacagagaacagagtgagactctgtttcaaaaaaaaaaaagattgccttTGATCAGTGATTTCATTAAGTTGACTTTAGACCACTGGAATTTACTTAATGTCTATTTTTGCCTCTTCTGAGGCATGTGTGCTTCTCTCCTTATCTCTTTGGCTATAGGCTAATTATTTATGTTTACATAATATTTATGTTTGCATGTTACTaagtgacatattttaaaatgtgatacacTCCTGTAATTTATGAGAGTATGTTAATTGCTGTGAGCTTTGAAGGTGCTCTAGTCCTTCCTCATATTTGGCCTTAGAATGCACCTTGGATCCCCCAAGGTTTAGGCTTTCTTTGTTTGTCTTTGAAACTATATCTTCTGTCTCTTGTCATATCTGCTTATTGCGTGTTTTTCATACCTTCCACCTCTCTAAAAGCCGTTACCTGAGCCCTTGTTATCACTTTTGGTTGAATGTGCTGCACTTAGCTGcatttctgagtttctgattctTGCAAGTTTGTGGAAACAGAGGAGTCTTTAACCCACATCAGCCTTGATCTAAGTGTACCACTTTACTTAAAAGTTCGTGGGATCTGGAGCTCCTGGTCTAGCAAGCCATGAAAATGccaataaatgtttgtaataaaGCTTTTATTTAAACATCCATTTTGTTCGACCTTGAAGCTTTACTAATATGCTGAAGAACAAACAGCCGACGCCAGTGAATATTCGGGCTTCGATGCAGCAACAACAGCAGCTAGCCAGTGCCAGAAACAGAAGACTGGCCCAGCAGATGGAGAATAGACCCTCTGTCCAGGCAGCATTAAAACTTAAGCAGGTGAGAGAATGGGTCTTAATGCTCCAGAAGCAGCTGGTGATCTCTGTCAGGGAGTCCACTGAGGCTGTCAGAACGTGATGGATGATTGCAAAGTGGCTCAGGGCAAAAAACTGAAACTTCTCTGGAAGAAAGAGAAGTTCAGAGAATTCCAATTTTGGCAGGTACCAATAAGTaactttttattgtctttctcttttaGGGAGTTTGCCATCTATGTGGCCTGTTTCTGTTACCAATGAGtattaatcttttgttttctgatcTTTAACGCTTAACATAAATTAATGGCTTATTCCACAAAGAAACTTTATTTCAGCTTTAGATAATCTCACAGCATCCTTTACTCTCTGTTAAATGATTTACCCACCagggaaataattttattcttgttCCCCTAGTGCAGGGAGTTTGCTTGGCCTTAGTCAAAGATTTTCAATGCTAAAATATACAGAGTAGAGTGACCTTCATTTCCACAGCACCTAAAGTTTTACCAGTAAAGTGGAGCAAGAGTACTGAGTAATTTGAGTTAGGGGTTCTCTTTCAAACTTACAGTGAGAGATAATCCTATTCAGACCTGAATAAAACCTACTCTTTATTATTCATAGAATTTATATGCAAGTCCGGACAGTGGCTGTGGAAGGATATGTCCAAGCTGTGGCTGGGCGTCTGGAGGGCGGTGCCATGCAACTGTAAGGGCTTTGGTAGCATTGCATGGCTGTGCATAAATTCAGCAGTTAAATATAACACCCTTACACCCCCACCCTGAACCACTGGGCTCACTgaccaaaaataaacaagactTTCTGCTTCGGCTGTCTTAAGCCTTGGAGTGACTGGATTCCTCCCTGACTCAGGAAAGCAGCAAAAGGCACCACCATTTTCCAAGAGTAAATGGAAATTGCTGAAGATGAGTCTCTGACAGATCATTCCAAAAGACCTTTCAACAAGAAGCTTTAAGTATAGGCTCTGCAGGAAGTAGTCCCGATCCAGAGTAGTAATATTCACTAGAATTTTtttatgtggttttgtttttttgagatgagtctcactctgtcacccagcctgtagtgcagtggcgcaatctcagctcacccgcagcctccacctcccgggttcaagcaattctcctgtctcagcctcccaagtagctggaattacaggcacccgccaccatgcctgactaatttttgtatttttagtagagacggggttttgccatgttggttcaAGGCCAGaatggtcttcaactcctgaccttaagtgatctgcctgcctcagcctcccaaagtgtttggattacaggcatgagccaccgtgcccagccagaactttCTATAacgatggaaatgttctgtgtttgCTATCTGGTacggtagccactagccacatgtggccattgAAAACTTTAAATGTGACTAGTGCAATTAAggagcttaatttttttttaatttaattttaggccaggcctgtaatcccagcactctgggaggccaaggcaggcggatcacttgaggtcaggagttcgagacctgcctggtcaacacagcaaaaccccatctctactaaaaaaaaaattagccgggcatggtgaagtacacctgtaatcccagctactcgagaggctgaggctggagaatatcttgaactcgggaagtggaggttgcggtgagtggagatagcaccactgcattccagcttgggcgacagtgagactctgtctcaagaaaataaataaaatttacttttaatttaggCTGGGtctggtgtctcacacctgtaatcccagcactttgggaggcccaggcaggtggatcacctgaggtcaggagatcaagaccagcctagccaacatgacagaaccccatctctaccaaaaataagccgggcgtggtgacagcgcctgtaatcccagttactcaggaggctgaggcaggagaattgcttgaacctgggagacgaaggttgcaatgagccaagatcgtgtcattgcactccagcctgggcgacagagcgagactctgtctcaaaataaaaataataataatttaaatagccacatgtagctagagGCTGCCTTACGCAGCACAGCTCTAGAGTGAAAACTAAGTGGTAGAGTTGACATCCTTAAGTTTCCTGTTAATATTAAAGGCCAGTATTGGTGGCAGTTAAGGATTGGAATGGATAAAGAACTTCCGAGCACTGTACAGTTCTCCCTTTAAAGCACAAAGCTTGGGAAATTAATATATGCAGGATAACTGAATGCAAGAGACTTGTGGAATGCAGTCTGACCTCATAATTGTGTGTTAATCAGGGGAGTAATAGGACAGGCCGTTATGGTTGGTTACACCTACTTATGCTAGATGCATAATGTTTGGAGCCTTTCCCACTGATTAGAAGCGATTTATGATCTTGTGCTAGAAAGTTAACAATAATGCTTCACGGCATGTTTTTTGAGAGGTATgattagaaaacacacacacattggtAGTCACTTCTGGGTGGAGCCTGAAGGGGCCATAGAACTTACCTTCTTTCATATTGACTGATGACTTTATGGACGATTAGGCTTGCTAGGACCTTGGTTGTGTTCAGGGCTATTGCTGTCCCTTTTTCCTTTGAAGGAATTTAATTCAGATGTAGTCTTAATGGTTTTCTGAGAACAGATTCTTAAAAATACTCTATCTCTGTAGTGTGTCCTTGTCCTCGTATATGGCCCTGAGTTTTGTAATCACCCGAATAATTCTAACATATGTTTGGCTGGCTGGCTGTGGAGATATATTGGAGTTAcatgtttattttgaatttaagGTCATCATATTGTTTTAAAGGAGCTGTTTGCAAGTGCAGGCATGGAATTAGggatttttaagaaatgaaaggaGGTTTGACTTTCTTGTGTTTATTTACATCTTAAGGTAAAAAGTGGACCATCTGGAAATAGATTCCCAGAGGAAAAATGGAGCACACGGGCCTCTTTGAGAAATCAATGTTGTTGTTAAGTGACAAGAACTCAAGTGAACTTGTAATTTAAGTTTTGCCCAGAGTATGATGAACTTCCTGTGGTGTTTGAGTAAGCCTTTGAAGACAGTGGTAGTCCATGGGCAGGTATGAATCAAGTTATATAATCGTCAACCTGTAGTTGAAAAGCAGTACAATCCAGGATTGAACTATAGAATGTTCTTACTGAAACTTAAATTTCAACTGGCAGTGTATGACATACGTAGCCAAACTAGTGAGGTAATTTGTGGAGATGCCCATTTCATGGGACCACCCTTGAGCTTCTTGGAGTTTCTGCTCTGGATCAAAATTCTGCTGCTTGTATAACATGTTCTGAGGCAAAGGCTTGCTTCTGGTTTGGGATCCTTATGACACCCACAGCAGGTTTATCTCCCTTCACACCAGCATCTCActtgcttctttttctctgcaCTTTGAGTTGCCAAATCCTGTTGGATTGCTTTTTTGATCTCAATCCCCTAACACCTTTTCTTCCAGAAGAGCTTAAAGCAGCGCCTGGGTAAGAGTAACATCCAGGCACGGTTAGGCCGACCCATAGGGGCCCTGGCCAGGGGAGCCATCGGAGGACGAGGCCTACCCATAATCCAGAGAGGCTTGCCCAGAGGAGGACTACGTGGGGGACGTGCTACCAGAACCCTACTTAGGGGCGGGATGTCGCTCCGAGGTCAGTGCTGTGTACCCTGATAATTGTCGGGCCCtactcccttcccttttctcttgggCTGCTTATGGACACGTTCGTTTAACATCTTTAAGCCTGaatttgtattaatataataACTTGTGaaatcacatatttttaatagTGTTGCATGTCTTT
This window encodes:
- the CHTOP gene encoding chromatin target of PRMT1 protein isoform X4 produces the protein MAAQSAPKVVLKSTTKMSLNERFTNMLKNKQPTPVNIRASMQQQQQLASARNRRLAQQMENRPSVQAALKLKQSLKQRLGKSNIQARLGRPIGALARGAIGGRGLPIIQRGLPRGGLRGGRATRTLLRGGMSLRGRGMIGRGRGGFGGRGRGRGRGRGALTRPVLTKEQLDNQLDAYMSKTKGHLDAELDAYMAQTDPETND
- the CHTOP gene encoding chromatin target of PRMT1 protein isoform X6 → MAAQSAPKVVLKSTTKMSLNERFTNMLKNKQPTPVNIRASMQQQQQLASARNRRLAQQMENRPSVQAALKLKQVGV
- the CHTOP gene encoding chromatin target of PRMT1 protein isoform X2 — its product is MAAQSAPKVVLKSTTKMSLNERFTNMLKNKQPTPVNIRASMQQQQQLASARNRRLAQQMENRPSVQAALKLKQSLKQRLGKSNIQARLGRPIGALARGAIGGRGLPIIQRGLPRGGLRGGRATRTLLRGGMSLRGQNLLRGGRAVAPRMGLRRGGVRGRGGPGRGGLGRGAMGRGGIGGRGRGMIGRGRGGFGGRGRGRGRGRGALTRPVLTKEQLDNQLDAYMSKTKGHLDAELDAYMAQTDPETND
- the CHTOP gene encoding chromatin target of PRMT1 protein isoform X5 is translated as MAAQSAPKVVLKSTTKMSLNERFTNMLKNKQPTPVNIRASMQQQQQLASARNRRLAQQMENRPSVQAALKLKQNLYASPDSGCGRICPSCGWASGGRCHATVRALVALHGCA
- the CHTOP gene encoding chromatin target of PRMT1 protein isoform X1 — translated: MAAQSAPKVVLKSTTKMSLNERFTNMLKNKQPTPVNIRASMQQQQQLASARNRRLAQQMENRPSVQAALKLKQKSLKQRLGKSNIQARLGRPIGALARGAIGGRGLPIIQRGLPRGGLRGGRATRTLLRGGMSLRGQNLLRGGRAVAPRMGLRRGGVRGRGGPGRGGLGRGAMGRGGIGGRGRGMIGRGRGGFGGRGRGRGRGRGALTRPVLTKEQLDNQLDAYMSKTKGHLDAELDAYMAQTDPETND